A genomic window from Candidatus Zixiibacteriota bacterium includes:
- a CDS encoding PDZ domain-containing protein: MHSVLKISLVTIVTLAVLVSIGLSRSSKSGKYPWIGIYGQSVTEDLADAFDLDIEYGAVVNEIVDDSPAEAAGLEEGDIIIAFGGSRVEDYDDLLDMLEERKPDEKVKLKINRDGKEMELEVTLEGRPRDYHSSWRWYDDDDHIVYVPRVPSVPRVPAVPGVPDVPRVLAIPEIDKLVLANSYFDRSYIGVQVTMLTTQLGEFFGVEKGRGMLVTSVEDDSPAAKAGIKAGDVITKADNQRIFERDDLHEVINDFEKGEKINIVIVRDKKEQSVEVEIAERKGSRHGKSYHFSGPDIDIDLPDMDGLHYGVYSDDGEVYFESEDFAEDYREAMEDYREAMEELREELEALRLDQGEEVREAQREAREELRDEIREMQKELRDMSRKLD, encoded by the coding sequence ATGCACAGCGTTTTGAAAATCTCATTGGTCACGATAGTAACCCTGGCGGTACTGGTTTCTATCGGTTTGAGCAGATCATCAAAATCCGGCAAGTACCCCTGGATCGGAATCTATGGCCAGTCGGTTACGGAAGATTTGGCCGACGCTTTTGATCTCGACATCGAATATGGCGCGGTAGTGAACGAGATAGTCGATGATTCCCCGGCTGAGGCCGCCGGTCTGGAGGAAGGTGACATCATTATCGCTTTCGGCGGCTCGAGAGTCGAAGACTACGATGACCTGCTTGATATGCTCGAAGAGCGCAAGCCGGATGAAAAGGTCAAATTGAAAATCAATCGTGACGGCAAAGAGATGGAGCTGGAAGTTACACTCGAGGGTCGGCCGCGCGATTACCACTCCAGTTGGCGCTGGTACGATGATGACGACCACATTGTTTACGTGCCCAGGGTGCCGTCGGTGCCGAGAGTGCCCGCTGTTCCCGGGGTGCCCGATGTCCCCAGAGTGCTGGCGATTCCCGAAATCGACAAGCTCGTTCTCGCGAACAGTTATTTCGACCGGTCCTATATAGGGGTACAGGTCACGATGCTCACCACACAACTCGGCGAATTCTTTGGGGTCGAGAAGGGCCGCGGTATGCTGGTAACATCGGTTGAAGATGATTCCCCGGCCGCCAAGGCGGGAATCAAGGCCGGTGATGTCATCACCAAAGCTGACAACCAGCGCATCTTTGAGAGGGATGACCTTCATGAAGTTATCAATGACTTCGAAAAAGGCGAGAAAATCAACATTGTCATAGTCCGTGACAAGAAAGAACAGTCGGTCGAAGTCGAGATAGCGGAGCGCAAAGGTTCGCGGCACGGAAAAAGTTACCACTTCAGCGGTCCCGATATTGATATCGATCTGCCCGATATGGATGGTTTGCATTACGGAGTCTATTCCGACGACGGCGAAGTTTACTTCGAGTCCGAGGATTTTGCGGAGGACTACCGCGAGGCGATGGAAGATTATCGGGAGGCAATGGAGGAATTGAGGGAAGAATTGGAGGCGCTCCGGCTTGACCAGGGCGAAGAAGTTCGCGAGGCGCAGCGGGAGGCCAGAGAAGAGTTACGTGACGAAATTAGGGAAATGCAAAAAGAGCTAAGGGATATGAGCCGAAAGCTCGACTGA
- a CDS encoding C25 family cysteine peptidase: MNRTLMSVAQLLTLLVFGSVVTVYGEANWISLEGNSLIETPSAEVLQSNQNETVIKFTISGFFSEDITENGVTYQKLQFPGYATTVDISKPELPVISELVGIPGNANVSVSIVDYKETTLPGYKVHPFQTPLLEGEKRVRFDIDEAFYRQNAFYPGAMASVGDPGIWRDLRVVSLKVNPLAFNPATGELNVRSEITVRLDYTGISDKNVKAPLRRPIATNYDRMYGSTVLNYGQMNLEVNDAYTTEPETDGVYDYLIIANDAFMDNMAPFVNWKNSNGLATTMVPISSIGANDALIKAYIANEYATNGIRYVLLVGDHADVPSHIVEAEGPGHFIDSSVSDYWYALLEGDDDYADLAIGRFSVTSATHVDNMVNKSMVFGSNPPGGDWLEKSLLVANWEDAPDKYQLCCEQIRTAAEIPFNNYSVLYPNFTTCYGASFANGGDEASNADVINYFNQGFRLINYRGHGDPESWQYWNVYGEYFRIAQAEAIDNGQLTPVVFAINCLNNDLLYSTATIGETFTRSDDAAVAYLGASDPSYTTPNHDYDKALYACVFDEGINALGDASNEASVRVIDLWGTYGVANAMMYLWLGDPSLQLIYDDGSVSCCRVPGDVDHSGEFDPLDITFFVKWVWQQGAEPPCLDEADADGDGEVSVLDLEYLINYIWKDGPAPAACP, encoded by the coding sequence ATGAACCGCACCTTAATGTCAGTGGCGCAACTGCTGACACTCTTGGTATTCGGCTCTGTGGTAACTGTTTATGGTGAAGCGAACTGGATTTCGCTTGAGGGCAATTCACTCATAGAAACCCCTTCCGCCGAAGTCCTTCAGTCAAACCAAAACGAAACCGTCATCAAGTTTACTATAAGCGGTTTCTTTTCGGAGGACATTACTGAAAACGGCGTTACTTACCAGAAGCTGCAATTCCCCGGATACGCCACCACGGTTGACATCAGTAAACCGGAACTTCCTGTAATATCCGAACTCGTGGGCATTCCCGGCAACGCCAATGTTTCGGTCAGCATTGTCGATTACAAAGAGACAACGCTTCCCGGCTACAAAGTTCATCCTTTTCAGACGCCACTTCTGGAAGGCGAGAAAAGAGTGCGGTTTGATATTGATGAAGCATTTTACCGGCAGAACGCGTTTTATCCGGGCGCGATGGCAAGCGTCGGCGATCCCGGTATCTGGCGCGACCTGAGGGTTGTCAGCCTCAAGGTCAATCCTCTGGCCTTCAATCCGGCAACGGGAGAGCTCAACGTTCGGTCGGAAATTACGGTCAGACTGGATTATACCGGTATCAGCGATAAAAACGTCAAGGCCCCCCTTCGCAGACCAATCGCGACAAATTACGATAGAATGTATGGCTCAACGGTTCTGAATTACGGCCAGATGAACCTTGAGGTTAACGATGCCTACACGACCGAGCCTGAAACCGATGGGGTTTACGACTACCTGATCATTGCCAACGATGCCTTCATGGACAACATGGCACCTTTCGTAAATTGGAAAAACTCTAACGGTCTGGCCACGACGATGGTCCCGATTTCATCCATTGGCGCCAACGATGCTTTGATCAAGGCCTACATCGCCAACGAATACGCCACCAACGGAATCCGCTATGTTCTGCTGGTTGGTGACCATGCCGATGTACCCAGCCACATCGTGGAAGCCGAAGGGCCGGGCCACTTTATAGACAGTTCGGTCAGCGATTATTGGTATGCGCTCCTGGAGGGCGATGACGATTACGCTGATCTGGCCATCGGTCGTTTCAGCGTCACCAGCGCCACCCATGTCGACAACATGGTCAACAAGAGCATGGTTTTCGGATCCAACCCGCCCGGAGGCGACTGGCTGGAAAAATCGCTACTGGTCGCAAACTGGGAGGATGCTCCCGATAAGTATCAGCTTTGCTGTGAACAGATCAGGACTGCCGCCGAGATTCCGTTCAACAACTACAGCGTGCTTTATCCCAATTTCACCACCTGCTATGGCGCCTCTTTTGCCAACGGTGGTGACGAAGCCTCGAACGCCGACGTTATCAATTATTTCAACCAGGGTTTTCGCCTGATAAATTATCGCGGCCATGGTGATCCGGAAAGCTGGCAGTACTGGAACGTTTACGGCGAGTATTTCAGGATTGCCCAGGCAGAGGCTATTGACAACGGTCAACTGACTCCGGTGGTATTCGCTATCAATTGTCTGAACAACGACCTCCTCTACAGCACCGCCACAATCGGTGAGACCTTCACGCGGAGCGATGACGCCGCGGTGGCTTACCTCGGCGCGTCGGACCCATCGTACACGACGCCAAATCATGACTATGACAAAGCCCTTTATGCCTGTGTTTTTGACGAGGGAATCAACGCTCTCGGAGACGCCTCCAACGAAGCTTCGGTGAGGGTAATCGATCTCTGGGGCACCTACGGCGTGGCCAATGCCATGATGTATCTGTGGCTCGGTGATCCATCGCTGCAGCTCATTTACGATGACGGGTCTGTTTCCTGTTGCCGGGTTCCGGGCGACGTAGATCACAGCGGTGAGTTTGATCCGCTTGATATAACCTTCTTCGTCAAATGGGTGTGGCAGCAGGGAGCTGAACCGCCGTGCCTGGACGAAGCTGACGCCGACGGCGATGGCGAAGTTTCTGTATTGGACCTCGAGTACCTGATTAATTATATCTGGAAAGATGGTCCGGCGCCGGCCGCGTGCCCGTAG
- a CDS encoding YbjQ family protein produces the protein MALFECPNCYARITYKTRVCPKCGNEIKKEDKFGSEAELRKVQLEVWEPDPDEDFDECEPSRSSVVVSTTPTLEGWEIDKYLGVISSHVVAGTNIFADLFAAVRDIVGGRSRSYQKQLRSIHEEAIALLQEQAEEMGATCIVGLTVDHDSISSAGKEQMFMVTAMGTAVVARLREKGFTAGESVNPQDSDDKS, from the coding sequence ATGGCCTTATTTGAGTGCCCGAATTGTTATGCCAGGATAACCTACAAGACTCGGGTGTGCCCGAAGTGCGGAAACGAAATCAAGAAAGAGGACAAGTTCGGCAGTGAAGCGGAGTTGAGGAAAGTCCAACTTGAAGTTTGGGAACCCGATCCGGACGAAGACTTTGATGAGTGCGAACCGTCAAGGTCTTCAGTAGTCGTTTCAACCACGCCGACACTCGAAGGATGGGAGATCGATAAGTACCTTGGAGTAATCTCTTCACATGTGGTTGCCGGGACTAACATTTTTGCGGATCTATTCGCCGCCGTTAGAGATATCGTCGGAGGTAGAAGCAGATCTTATCAGAAGCAGCTTCGTTCTATCCACGAAGAGGCGATAGCGTTACTTCAGGAACAAGCTGAGGAGATGGGAGCCACTTGCATAGTTGGGTTAACAGTCGACCATGACTCAATTTCCAGTGCGGGCAAGGAACAAATGTTCATGGTAACTGCTATGGGAACTGCTGTGGTGGCCCGGCTCCGGGAAAAGGGTTTTACAGCCGGCGAGAGTGTCAACCCTCAGGACTCAGATGATAAGTCCTAG
- the cysK gene encoding cysteine synthase A codes for MRFQNVIEAVGRTPLIKLNRIVPPGSATVLAKMESYNPGGSVKDRIGVAMILAAEKSGDLRPGMTIVEPTSGNTGIALAMVAAARGYRCVFTMPETMSLERRSLLKHYGAQIVLTPGDKGMTGAIEKALELANEDGMFVPSQFDNPANPDIHRRTTGPEIAADLGEDHLDAFVAGVGTGGTVTGAGGFLKDKYGCMVVAVEPKASPVLSGGERGPHPLQGIGAGFVPANYDPSVVDRVITVDESDAFETARLLATKEGLLAGISSGAIVWAALQIAREIGEGKSVVTFVCDTGERYISTKLFEHEVEK; via the coding sequence ATGAGATTCCAAAATGTTATCGAAGCTGTCGGCCGAACGCCGCTGATCAAGCTCAACCGGATAGTCCCCCCCGGCTCGGCCACTGTGCTGGCGAAGATGGAGAGCTACAATCCGGGCGGCTCGGTGAAAGACCGAATCGGCGTTGCCATGATTCTGGCGGCCGAGAAATCGGGTGACCTGAGACCGGGAATGACCATCGTAGAGCCGACCTCCGGCAACACCGGAATAGCGCTGGCGATGGTAGCGGCGGCCCGGGGCTACCGGTGCGTGTTTACGATGCCGGAGACGATGTCGCTGGAACGTCGCTCACTGCTGAAACATTACGGCGCCCAAATAGTCCTCACCCCGGGCGATAAAGGGATGACCGGCGCGATTGAAAAGGCGCTTGAGCTGGCCAATGAAGACGGCATGTTTGTCCCCTCCCAGTTTGACAACCCGGCCAATCCGGATATCCACCGCCGGACAACCGGCCCCGAAATTGCCGCAGACCTTGGCGAGGATCATCTCGATGCCTTCGTGGCGGGCGTGGGAACCGGCGGCACTGTTACCGGAGCCGGCGGCTTCTTAAAGGACAAATATGGCTGCATGGTCGTTGCCGTGGAGCCGAAAGCCTCCCCCGTTCTCTCCGGGGGTGAGCGTGGACCACATCCGCTTCAGGGAATCGGGGCCGGCTTCGTGCCCGCCAACTATGACCCGTCGGTGGTCGACCGGGTCATTACGGTGGATGAATCCGATGCTTTCGAGACCGCCAGACTACTGGCCACCAAAGAGGGTCTGCTGGCCGGTATATCGTCGGGGGCTATCGTGTGGGCGGCTCTTCAGATAGCCCGGGAAATCGGGGAAGGCAAATCGGTGGTAACGTTCGTCTGCGACACGGGTGAGCGGTATATCAGCACCAAGCTGTTTGAACATGAAGTCGAAAAGTGA
- the epsC gene encoding serine O-acetyltransferase EpsC encodes MLAIIEDIKAIYRNDPAARNIEFLLYPGFHAITLHRFSHLLYRLRIPFVPRLLSQIGRFLTGVEIHPGATIGKGFFCDHGAGVVIGETSVIGDNAVLFHNVTLGGTGKHQGKRHPTLGNNVLVGTGAVLLGPITVGDNVRIGANSFVVMRDIPSDCTVAGTPARIISRQGEPVGQELPRTNHISSIPGFGG; translated from the coding sequence ATGCTGGCAATAATAGAAGATATCAAAGCTATCTACCGCAACGATCCGGCGGCGCGGAATATCGAATTTCTGCTTTATCCGGGATTTCACGCGATCACCCTCCATCGGTTCAGTCATTTGCTGTACAGGCTGCGCATCCCGTTCGTTCCCCGTCTGTTGTCGCAGATTGGCAGGTTTCTCACCGGAGTGGAAATCCATCCCGGAGCGACTATCGGCAAGGGTTTTTTCTGTGACCACGGCGCCGGGGTTGTTATTGGAGAAACGTCCGTAATCGGTGACAATGCGGTGCTCTTTCACAACGTCACGCTGGGCGGCACCGGCAAGCACCAGGGCAAGCGTCACCCGACCCTGGGCAACAATGTATTGGTGGGAACCGGAGCGGTTTTGCTGGGGCCTATCACCGTAGGAGACAATGTCCGCATCGGGGCCAACAGTTTTGTCGTCATGCGCGATATACCTTCCGACTGCACCGTGGCCGGCACTCCGGCCCGGATCATAAGCCGGCAGGGCGAACCGGTTGGGCAGGAACTTCCCCGGACCAACCATATCAGCTCAATCCCCGGTTTCGGGGGGTGA
- a CDS encoding YCF48-related protein produces the protein MKKSIIVTIAVLAAVIGPIGCDDDSVGPVTDEGGWDVISLPTENIAISNLQAVSFYDENTGWIVGYGGNIFKTIDGGATWERVFHRSGLWLYDVCPVDSLNFWAAGMSGLYPYEAVLVYSTEQCDSIMAYLQKHFDVNAQLTSVEFCDLQSGFAIGGSWSDDQSSQVLLRTTDRGQTWSLLQCSQDSCRLHDLDFGSSTSGCIVGANAAVFKYDSEQMVFNRCENPSNCQVTRPGDSAQYTIQLYSVDMVDESLGWCVGSFDAIFQTEDGGTSWVLQNIDSTVNSSLRSVSFLDGYNGVAVGDAGKVLVTEDGGNTWTDRSYQGGSHLTHVAYISAGRIIAVGEDMLALVSR, from the coding sequence ATGAAAAAGAGTATTATCGTGACGATTGCCGTCCTGGCCGCTGTCATCGGACCGATAGGATGCGATGACGATAGTGTCGGACCCGTGACAGACGAGGGTGGTTGGGATGTCATCAGCTTACCCACAGAGAATATCGCCATCTCGAACCTTCAGGCCGTTTCTTTTTATGACGAAAACACCGGCTGGATCGTTGGGTACGGCGGAAATATCTTTAAGACAATCGATGGCGGCGCGACATGGGAGCGCGTCTTCCATCGATCAGGCCTGTGGCTTTATGACGTGTGTCCCGTCGACAGCCTCAATTTCTGGGCCGCCGGGATGTCGGGCCTCTATCCGTATGAGGCCGTTTTGGTGTACTCAACCGAGCAATGCGATTCGATTATGGCTTACCTGCAAAAACACTTCGATGTTAACGCTCAGTTGACATCCGTGGAATTCTGCGACCTTCAGAGTGGCTTCGCTATCGGAGGCAGCTGGTCCGACGATCAGTCGAGCCAGGTGCTTCTGCGCACCACCGACCGCGGTCAGACCTGGAGCCTGTTGCAGTGCTCGCAAGACAGTTGTAGACTCCACGATCTTGATTTCGGAAGCAGCACGAGCGGGTGCATCGTTGGGGCCAACGCCGCCGTCTTCAAGTATGATAGCGAGCAGATGGTCTTCAACCGGTGCGAAAATCCGTCGAATTGTCAGGTGACACGCCCTGGAGATAGCGCTCAATATACCATACAATTGTATAGCGTCGATATGGTCGATGAGTCGCTCGGCTGGTGCGTAGGCTCTTTTGACGCTATTTTCCAAACCGAAGATGGTGGTACCAGCTGGGTTCTGCAAAATATAGACAGTACCGTGAACAGCTCGCTTCGGAGTGTTTCGTTTCTCGACGGTTACAACGGTGTGGCTGTCGGCGATGCCGGGAAAGTGCTCGTGACCGAAGATGGGGGAAACACCTGGACCGACAGGTCATATCAGGGTGGTTCCCACCTGACGCACGTCGCCTATATCAGCGCCGGCAGGATTATAGCCGTCGGCGAAGATATGCTCGCGCTCGTTTCGAGGTAG